The Rudaeicoccus suwonensis sequence GGTCGTCATCGGCGAAACAGCCGAGATCGGCGACGACGTGATGCTCTACCACGGGGTGACGCTCGGTGGCCGGTCGATGCAACAGGTCAAGCGGCACCCGACTGTCGGCGACAACGTCACGATCGGCGCGGGCGCGCGGGTGCTCGGCCCGGTGCGCATCGGGCCACACGCGCAGGTCGGCGCGAACGCCGTCGTCGTCAAGGATGTCCCGCCGCAAGCGATCGCCACGGGTGTGCCTGCGCGCCTCCGTTTCCCCGCCCCGGCGGCGAGCCAGCCCGACTTGTATGCCGATCCGGAGCTGTGGATCTGACTGCTCCCCACGACACGCGATTACCAGCGCCACGCCATACGTGTCGGGTGACCTGCATACGTCGCAGATGACGCACGTGGCGGCATGGATAAGTCGCCGATTCGGTCGAAAATGACGCCACAAGAGCACCACCAGTCATATGGGGCGCGTACGTCACTCATAAGTCGCCGATTCGGCGAGTTGCGCGAGGGTGCCGGACACAAGTCACCGATGCGGCGAGTTGTGCGTGGGTGCCGGACATAAGTCGCCGATGCGGCGAGCAGCGTCGTACAGCTCTGTCGCTCACACCTTGCACGCGCGAAGGCCCGCCACCCCGAAACGGGACGGCGGGCCTTCGCGTTGCGCTACGGGTGGGTCATTCGCCCTTCGCGGCAGCCTTCAGCTTGCTGCCGGCGGTCACCTTGGCGGCGTTGGAGGCAGGGATCTGGATCTCGGCGCCGGTCTGCGGGTTGCGGCCGGTGCGGGCCGCGCGCTCGACACGCTCGATGGTGAGCAGGCCCGGGAGCTGGACCTTCTCGCCACGGCCGATGGCCTCCAGGATGACGTCGTTGAGTCCGGTGATGACAGCGGTGGCGTCCTTGACGCTGACGCCGGTGCGCTGCGCAATCGTGCTCGCGAGGTCAGTGCGGTTCATGAATGGTCCTGTTCGTTATCTCGTATGCCGCGGCGCGATGCCGCAGCCCCGTCG is a genomic window containing:
- a CDS encoding HU family DNA-binding protein; this translates as MNRTDLASTIAQRTGVSVKDATAVITGLNDVILEAIGRGEKVQLPGLLTIERVERAARTGRNPQTGAEIQIPASNAAKVTAGSKLKAAAKGE